The following proteins come from a genomic window of Bactrocera dorsalis isolate Fly_Bdor chromosome 6, ASM2337382v1, whole genome shotgun sequence:
- the LOC105224248 gene encoding uncharacterized protein LOC105224248 isoform X1, whose product MVKFGELRIQQLKKELEERNLPISGQKADLQARLREAMEADGINVDEFEFVGPETSTKVEEKVEEQRTSSSVDMNTLLVAIKQMAENAVQTENRLAQQMTQIAENAENAVQTGNRLGENAENAVQAENRLAQQITQIAANTSQLESRLTQQITENNTQLEKRLVQQITENNTQVQEKFSKFEDELSTIKNDEENLRSEFLQLNNRVRELQLHGPAPSTNNQRLKAPTFDGSIPFQIFKLQFEKTAMANNWNAADKVASLFVSLKGPAAEILQTIPDCERDNYEALMSAIERRYGSEHRKQIYQIELQNRGQKMNESLQEFATEIERLAHLANADAPVEYIERVKIQCFINGIRDVDTKRATYALPKRTFAETVSHALTQETASLLSKPAHKVQRVEMEQPALMEEILKTLKTIGAPRVNTTGRCFNCGKAGHFARNCNIKVNPSKRKQPTDNEDGASTSHKSLN is encoded by the coding sequence atggttaaattcggagaattgagaattcagcaattaaaaaaggaactggaggagcgtaatttgccgataagcgggcaaaaggcggatctgcaggcacgattacgtgaagcaatggaagcggatggaattaatgtggacgagttcgaatttgttgggccagaaacttctacaaaggtagaagagaaagtagaagaacaacgaacatcatcaagtgtagacatgaacacgttgttagtggctattaagcaaatggcagaaaatgcagtgcaaacagaaaatcgtctggcacagcaaatgacgcaaatagctgaaaatgcagaaaatgcagtgcaaacaggaaatcgtctgggcgaaaatgcagaaaatgcagtgcaggcagaaaatcgtctggcacagcaaataacgcaaatagctgcaaatacatcacagttagagtctcgccttacacaacaaataactgaaaataatacgcagttagaaaagcgtttggtacaacagattacagaaaataatacacaagtgcaagagaaattttcaaaatttgaagacgaattaagcacaataaaaaatgacgaagaaaatttaagatcagaatttcttcaactgaataatcgtgtgcgagaactgcaactacatggccctgcaccatcaacaaataatcaaagattgaaggcacccacattcgatggaagtattccatttcaaattttcaaacttcagtttgaaaagacagcaatggccaataattggaatgcagcggacaaggtggcgtccttgtttgtatcattgaaaggacctgcggcagaaatccttcagactattccagactgtgaacgggacaactatgaggcattgatgagtgcgatagaaagacgatatggtagtgagcaccggaaacaaatataccagatcgaactgcaaaataggggtcagaagatgaacgagtcattacaagagttcgcaactgaaatcgaacgactggctcatttggcaaatgcagatgcacctgtggaatacattgagagggtaaaaattcaatgtttcataaatggaattcgtgatgtggacaccaaacgcgccacatatgcattgccaaaaagaacgtttgctgaaacggtttcgcacgccctcacacaggaaacagcttccctactaagtaaaccagcacacaaagtacaaagagttgaaatggaacaaccggcgctgatggaagaaatattgaagactctgaagacaattggtgcaccgcgagtaaatacaacaggaagatgtttcaactgtggaaaagcgggtcactttgcccgaaattgcaatataaaagtaaacccatcaaaacggaaacaaccaacagataacgaggacggagcatccacatctcacaagtcgttaaactaa